The following coding sequences lie in one Primulina huaijiensis isolate GDHJ02 chromosome 2, ASM1229523v2, whole genome shotgun sequence genomic window:
- the LOC140967802 gene encoding uncharacterized protein isoform X1, giving the protein MEGSGESPVRMVGLQMKLQADRAFCLEPDVSVSSPVTRQKSAAAKQFIENHYKNHLQGLQDRRERRRALQRRAQEEQVSSEEEERMLRNLEKRETEYMRLQRHKVGIDDFEQLTIIGKGAFGEVRLCRAKSTGEIYAMKKLKKSEMLSRGQVEHVRSERNLLVEVDSRCIVKLYYSFQDSDFLYLIMEYLPGGDIMTLLMREDVLSNDVARFYMAESILAIHSIHQHSYVHRDIKPDNLILDRNGHLKLSDFGLCKPLENKYSSLLEDEDLAYQDSGNEKEGHAGANNAPWLMAKEQLQQWKRNRRALAYSTVGTLDYMAPEVLLKKGYGMECDWWSLGAIMYEMLIGYPPFCSDDPRMTCRKIINWKTCLKFPEEPKISDEARDLICHLLCDVDKRLGTRGVDEIKAHPWFRGIKWDALYETEAAYKPTVNGDLDTQNFEKFDEGENPPSTAPRVGPWRKMLTSKDANFIGYTYKKSDIMKSVGAAAGIEVNSNESSKPRSLVSLFGQIEIQDDVIAEDGPTKPQI; this is encoded by the exons ATGGAGGGCAGTGGAGAAAGCCCGGTGAGAATGGTGGGTTTGCAAATGAAGCTGCAGGCTGATCGGGCTTTCTGTTTGGAGCCCGATGTGTCGGTTTCTTCGCCGGTGACGCGGCAAAAATCTGCGGCCGCCAAGCAGTTCATTGAGAATCATTACAAGAATCACCTGCAAGGCTTGCAGGATCGCCGAGAAAG AAGGAGGGCATTGCAGAGGAGAGCACAAGAAGAGCAGGTCTCTAGTGAGGAGGAAGAGAGAATGTTGAGGAATTTGGAGAAAAGGGAGACTGAGTATATGAGATTGCAGAGGCATAAAGTAGGAATTGATGACTTTGAGCAGTTGACAATAATTGGTAAAGGAGCATTTGGTGAG GTCAGATTATGTCGAGCAAAAAGTACTGGAGAAATATATGCAATGAAGAAATTGAAGAAGTCAGAGATGCTTAGCCGTGGACAG GTTGAGCATGTCCGTTCCGAGAGGAATCTGCTTGTGGAGGTTGATAGTAGGTGCATAGTGAAGCTCTATTATTCATTCCAAGATTCTGATTTTTTATATCTTATTATGGAATATCTACCTGGTGGTGACATTATGACCTTATTGATGAGAGAGGATGTCCTATCCAATGATGTTGCTCGGTTTTACATGGCAGAGAGCATTCTCGCTATTCATTCGATTCACCAGCATAGTTACGTTCACAG GGATATCAAACCAGACAACCTGATATTGGACAGAAACGGACACCTAAAGCTATCTGATTTTGGCTTGTGTAAGCCACtggaaaataaatattcatcGTTGTTGGAAGATGAAGATCTCGCTTATCAAGATTCTGGAAATGAGAAAGAAGGTCATGCTGGTGCTAATAATGCTCCTTGGTTAATGGCAAAAGAGCAGTTACAACAATGGAAACGCAATCGCCGTGCCTTG GCATATTCTACAGTTGGGACTCTGGATTATATGGCACCTGAAGTTTTATTGAAAAAAGGATATGGAATGGAGTGTGACTGGTGGTCTTTGGGGGCAATAATGTATGAGATGCTCATAGGCTATCCTCCCTTTTGTTCTGATGATCCCCGAATGACATGTCGTAAG ATTATAAATTGGAAAACATGCTTAAAATTCCCTGAAGAACCCAAAATCTCAGATGAAGCGAGGGATCTGATCTGTCATTTGCTGTGTGATGTTGATAAAAGATTGGGGACCAGAGGCGTAGATGAAATAAAG GCACATCCTTGGTTTAGAGGGATCAAATGGGATGCGCTTTATGAAACTGAAGCTGCGTACAAGCCTACTGTTAATGGAGATTTGGACACAcagaattttgaaaaatttgatgaa GGTGAAAATCCACCGTCTACTGCACCAAGAGTAGGACCTTGGAGGAAG ATGTTAACATCAAAAGATGCCAATTTTATTGGATACACTTACAAGAAGTCAGATATCATGAAATCAGTTGGCGCTGC TGCAGGGATAGAGGTGAATTCAAATGAATCTTCGAAGCCTCGATCCTTGGTTTCCTTATTTG GTCAGATAGAAATTCAAGACGATGTAATAGCTGAAGATGGTCCCACAAAACCGCAGATttga
- the LOC140967802 gene encoding uncharacterized protein isoform X2, which produces MEGSGESPVRMVGLQMKLQADRAFCLEPDVSVSSPVTRQKSAAAKQFIENHYKNHLQGLQDRRERRRALQRRAQEEQVSSEEEERMLRNLEKRETEYMRLQRHKVGIDDFEQLTIIGKGAFGEVRLCRAKSTGEIYAMKKLKKSEMLSRGQVEHVRSERNLLVEVDSRCIVKLYYSFQDSDFLYLIMEYLPGGDIMTLLMREDVLSNDVARFYMAESILAIHSIHQHSYVHRDIKPDNLILDRNGHLKLSDFGLCKPLENKYSSLLEDEDLAYQDSGNEKEGHAGANNAPWLMAKEQLQQWKRNRRALAYSTVGTLDYMAPEVLLKKGYGMECDWWSLGAIMYEMLIGYPPFCSDDPRMTCRKIINWKTCLKFPEEPKISDEARDLICHLLCDVDKRLGTRGVDEIKAHPWFRGIKWDALYETEAAYKPTVNGDLDTQNFEKFDEGENPPSTAPRVGPWRKMLTSKDANFIGYTYKKSDIMKSVGAAGIEVNSNESSKPRSLVSLFGQIEIQDDVIAEDGPTKPQI; this is translated from the exons ATGGAGGGCAGTGGAGAAAGCCCGGTGAGAATGGTGGGTTTGCAAATGAAGCTGCAGGCTGATCGGGCTTTCTGTTTGGAGCCCGATGTGTCGGTTTCTTCGCCGGTGACGCGGCAAAAATCTGCGGCCGCCAAGCAGTTCATTGAGAATCATTACAAGAATCACCTGCAAGGCTTGCAGGATCGCCGAGAAAG AAGGAGGGCATTGCAGAGGAGAGCACAAGAAGAGCAGGTCTCTAGTGAGGAGGAAGAGAGAATGTTGAGGAATTTGGAGAAAAGGGAGACTGAGTATATGAGATTGCAGAGGCATAAAGTAGGAATTGATGACTTTGAGCAGTTGACAATAATTGGTAAAGGAGCATTTGGTGAG GTCAGATTATGTCGAGCAAAAAGTACTGGAGAAATATATGCAATGAAGAAATTGAAGAAGTCAGAGATGCTTAGCCGTGGACAG GTTGAGCATGTCCGTTCCGAGAGGAATCTGCTTGTGGAGGTTGATAGTAGGTGCATAGTGAAGCTCTATTATTCATTCCAAGATTCTGATTTTTTATATCTTATTATGGAATATCTACCTGGTGGTGACATTATGACCTTATTGATGAGAGAGGATGTCCTATCCAATGATGTTGCTCGGTTTTACATGGCAGAGAGCATTCTCGCTATTCATTCGATTCACCAGCATAGTTACGTTCACAG GGATATCAAACCAGACAACCTGATATTGGACAGAAACGGACACCTAAAGCTATCTGATTTTGGCTTGTGTAAGCCACtggaaaataaatattcatcGTTGTTGGAAGATGAAGATCTCGCTTATCAAGATTCTGGAAATGAGAAAGAAGGTCATGCTGGTGCTAATAATGCTCCTTGGTTAATGGCAAAAGAGCAGTTACAACAATGGAAACGCAATCGCCGTGCCTTG GCATATTCTACAGTTGGGACTCTGGATTATATGGCACCTGAAGTTTTATTGAAAAAAGGATATGGAATGGAGTGTGACTGGTGGTCTTTGGGGGCAATAATGTATGAGATGCTCATAGGCTATCCTCCCTTTTGTTCTGATGATCCCCGAATGACATGTCGTAAG ATTATAAATTGGAAAACATGCTTAAAATTCCCTGAAGAACCCAAAATCTCAGATGAAGCGAGGGATCTGATCTGTCATTTGCTGTGTGATGTTGATAAAAGATTGGGGACCAGAGGCGTAGATGAAATAAAG GCACATCCTTGGTTTAGAGGGATCAAATGGGATGCGCTTTATGAAACTGAAGCTGCGTACAAGCCTACTGTTAATGGAGATTTGGACACAcagaattttgaaaaatttgatgaa GGTGAAAATCCACCGTCTACTGCACCAAGAGTAGGACCTTGGAGGAAG ATGTTAACATCAAAAGATGCCAATTTTATTGGATACACTTACAAGAAGTCAGATATCATGAAATCAGTTGGCGCTGCAG GGATAGAGGTGAATTCAAATGAATCTTCGAAGCCTCGATCCTTGGTTTCCTTATTTG GTCAGATAGAAATTCAAGACGATGTAATAGCTGAAGATGGTCCCACAAAACCGCAGATttga